CCATGGGCTGCTTAGACAAAAGGTGGAACCAGGACTCTGTCAGGGCCAAGAGGTcttctgtctgctgctctgacTGCAATAAAACGTTACAGATTCATCAACTGAAAGTCATTAAAAAGATGTAAAAAATGGGACTGCATATTCctaatgtgtgcacacacatacctgTAGAGTGAGAAGCTGGGATATGGCGTCCAAGCTGCGCACTCTGAGCTCTGTAGCTCCAGAGCTGGCAAGCTGGCTCATTCTTGTCAACACAGCCTTGAACTTCTCTCctgaagacacacagagaaTCAGTCACAAAGatccaaaaacatcagcaaTAATTACAAGAGACATTAACATTCTGAGAGGGGCCATAGCTTTTTTAGCACCTTTGGCTTTTATCAAAACACAGAACAAGCTAACCTGTTTTCTGAAAGACCTGCTTTCCCTCCACAGTTGATCCAACTAACCCCAGGGTGTCCAGAGCCACGCCGATCATCGCAGGGTCCGGGTCCAAAGCCATCTCAAACACCTTGTTCTGGAAGATCGGATAGGTTTCACAAACCTGCTGTGGGCTGTCCATAATGGCCAGGTTTCCAAAGAACTTCACCAAACCTACAGGAGTAATAATCACACTGTAAAGGACTGAATAATGCAGCATTGAACTGTTGTATTAAATAAAGGAATACGCCACCTAAACGTAATACTTCTGTGTTTTCTTAGAGCAGTTTTCTAAAGAGACTCACCGGGAATgtagagggaggagagagggtcAGTCTCCGCTCCCCTGATCATGTTGGAGATCTTGTCCATTATACCCTGCTGGGCCAAATACTGCCGGCCGTGCTGACTGTGGGCTAGAGTGGTCACCATCTCAATGGCTGTGGCTCTggagaaaaagacaacaacaaatgcaaattCACAGCATTatacaaaactgaaaacacaagcaGTCAGGCAAACTTGCATTACAATATAGCAActcttacattttatttttcacataaTTTCTCACTTGCTGACTCTGTATTTATATGACTTATGTTTTTACCTGATCAGTATATCATCTCCTGTCAGTTCTCCGAGCAGCTGAGAAATTAAGCTGCTGTTGGCACAGTAACCGAGGGAAATGGGAGACACAGACGAGATTTCCACCACCAGCTGCAAGAAGCAAGAAAAGACTTTATTAggtatcaaaatgagttttaTGTGCGTATATGAAAATGCATTACAAACTGATATATCTGCCCTCACTCTGGCATGATTTCTTATGATGAGTCATGTTTTCCACTGACTCcatcaaaaataaatgtgcattaaaaagaATCCTATGTCgaacatacaaaaaaaacagttgccACTTTTGCATTATCAGCAACAAAGTAACCCAAAGTAGCACACAGTGAACGTACCTCATATATTCTGTATCTGATAGTGTCACTTTTGGCCATCACATCCTTCATAACAGTCAGCAGGTCGGTGTGGAACAATTTGTCTAACCCAGGCTTGGAGTGACTCAGTTTAGACAAGGACTGGATGgcctaaaaaaacacaacaattactGCAGCTGCACCAACTGTAGTTTCATTATCTCTCACGCAGGATATTCCAGTGCTTCAGTCATCACCTGCTTTGCCACGGCCAACTTCTCTTCTCCGATGCAGCGGATCACCGCCTCAAGAATGTCGTGGTTGTTGAGGATTTCAGTGGTAGCGTCGGGGTGCTCCACCATTCTGCCAATCTgacagagaaaaacataaaacaaggtCAGTGGTTTCAAGGCAATTGTGCGTCTGCGTGTGGGCGTGCtgtgtgcgagcagcctacctGTGTCAAAGCCAGGATCTTAACTGCTTCATTAGGATGAGTCAGACCCCCCTGCAGCTCCACTCTGTAGTTCTGAGCCAGGGATACAGGGCTGAGGGCCATTAAGATGTGTTCAAGGATGTCCACACACAGCTCAACCTGCTCCCTGTGAACACAGCTCACATTAGTAACATGGCTGCAACTCTAATTAATCttttggtctgtaaaatgtataaaatgttaTACAACGACTGTGTTGTTTAAATGCCACAGTTATTTTCAGCTCTTTCACAATAGGACTAAACACTGTAGCAGCCAACATTAGACTCGTTAGAGGTGAGCCAGACCTGCACAGACTGAATCACCGCTGATCGCTGCACAGTGCATGCCAGTTAGATTTGTGTCCAACATCATCCTGACTTACTCTGACGAAATACAAAAGTGGACAGCGATTATCTTGCAAGATCGAGGTGGCTGCAGTTTTTGGAGCCAGGcactgcagttgctctccactgactgcaagacccagggcatgatgggaaacgcctggctcttttttttttagagagagagatttagatgttatttgtctgatttgaaggtttattctgtttacagaaaacatgttgtgtgactgatggtgacaTTTGGTAGTCagagagactaaatacattcatcataaactatacatagtctactgtatattaacattggattgttttaattattgaagtactAAAAAGAATTTGTGCAAAATCTAGGTTGAACCATGAATATACATTGCtaatcacctgtaaagcattttaataggcTGTATGGTGTTTACTTACTCGGttaatctgtacaaaataaaagattgtTGGAGAGTGGCACACATGTTAACTTGTAGAGAGCTTTGGTCTAGTCCTTTTGTTGACACACTGGGGTTATTGGATCGATTGTTTGTTCAGTAGGTGCTAAGTCTGATAGGCTTAGCAATAAGTTCTACTAGAGAGCTTGCTGCAGTTTTGTGGGTTTAATGTGATGGTGAATGTGAGTAGAGCTATATGCTCGGATCACATCCATGGGTTTCTGGAAGTGGCTGCATAGCAGGTGCTTTCCAGTCCCACTggtttacagtgaataaataccCCTCACCTGTAACTGCACGAAGACTAGGGATGAGTGTCCTCAGTCAGTTAGATAGGTATATTAGTTACTTTAGGGAGGACAGACTCCAGTGTGTTGGCCACCTGTGATTGGTTTGGTCTGGGTAAAGGCACTTTTTGTAGGCTCATGTATATCTAAAGTTGGTGAACTCTGAACTAAGGTAGGGTATCGTTACGTCTATTGTGGAGTGTTTCATTCAGGAGCCTTCACAAACATTGTTGTAACAGTGTACATAAGAACAATTGTTAAAGACTGCTGACCATTAGAACATtgaaattagggctgcaactaacgattattttcattgtcgagtaatctgtcgattatttcttcgattagtcgactaatcattttatcgaaaaatgtgttgaaatgttgaaaaatgttggtctgtctctcccaaacatcaaaatgatgtcatctaatgtcttgttttgtactcacgccgaagggttttagttcactgtcatgggagagtgtgtaaagctgccaatatttgaacgtaacaagctgcaataagagtattttggggtacttttatagtacttttctatgaaaaatgactcaaaccgattagtcgactactcaCCGATTATTGTAATAGTCAattagtcattgattagtcgactaatcgttgcatcCCTAATTGAAATAGGGGCAAATCGTCTGAAGGACACTATGAAAAGCATGCTGAAAGCCAATCTGATGGAAGAGGGGGTTTGGTGAGTGAAAAACCTAAGCAATTGCCCAGTGTGTCTATGTCTTCCACAACAAACCTAACATTTGAGCAGCAAAAAGAGCTACTGATGATGCAGATGCAGCATGAAAAATGTATACAGCAGAGTGAATTAGAAGCTGAAGGAgtgaaacaacaaacagagcaggaagtgatgaaatcaaaaaaactgagaaaaattgAAGATAGAGCAATGTAAACTTGATAAAGAAAGGTAAAATGTCAGTCCGTGAGTTGACTGATCAGTCTTCAGCTGCTAGTACACCCTCTGCTGCTCGATTTGATATTGCCAGTTATTTAAAGCTGCTGCCAAAATTCAATGACAAAGACCCAGAACACGTGGAATTTGCTAGGGATTTGGTTATGCAGTCCAGTCGCTGGTGTTCTGCATCCAGTGTTGGTTCATTTGAAGAACTGTGCAACCTGGTTGTTCTGGAACAGTTCAAGCACTCCATACCCAGCTATATCGCCTCATACATCAATGATCGTAAGGCAACAACTCCAAATAATGCTGCTGTCCCTGCAGATGAATATGTATTGGCACAAAAATGCATCTTTGGTGGTCATTAACAGGGTGTCTGTGGTCCAGAAGCTATAGCTGACAGGGCTCGTTCCAGTTTGGATTCAGCTTTTCTTCAGCAAGATACAGACTCTTGTGTGAAAAATGACAGTATTAGTAATTATTGTAAAAAGTCTGGCATTGAAAGAAGGAATGTTCATGAAAAGACAGTGAAGCTGATCACAAGCTTAGTCCACTGCACTGTCCTTCCCTTGACCCAGGCTGTAACAGAACAAACGGAtatatacaccaatcagccaaaacattaaaaccactgacaggtgaagtggataactttgattatttagTTTGCATTGTTCAGCTGGGAAACCTTTGATTCTGGCaatcatgtggataccacctgacatgttctacccactcaaacactgttgcagaccaagtacccccccccTCATGGctacagtactccccaatggcagtggccccccagcaggataatgcaccaatGCAGATATGCAGATAATGCAGCCTGATCTCGTCCACTTTCCAGGCAGTTCATCTCTAACGAGCCTGCTGTCTGACTGCAGGTGTACCATCCAAAAATGAGTTTGGGGGACTGTGCCTAAAAAGAGCAACAATCTTTCCCTTATGAACATCTTCAAAACTCCCTAAACGTGAAAGTCAGTACTGTAATTTTCATTTTAGACCCAGTTTCTACAGGGTAACACGACAAAAAATGTGACACTGTCCACGTCTGCACTACATAGTTGTTAGCATTGTAGGCTAGccagttagcttgctaacacaACTAGCAGAGGTAAAATGCAGCCTTTTAGCTAACCTATCTAACCTACACTACCTGAAAATCCACTTAATGTTTAAATAACTGCTGACGATACTGATAATAACAACGGACAGCGGACTGACTCAGCAGTTTACACCACAAACTGTGTAAATAAGGTTCACACCCACCACCTTGCTAAACTGTGAGCAAGATGCATCATGTCAAACCAACCTGTCATTTGAGTTCAGCAGGGTGAAAATCACATTGAAGCGCTGTCCACTCACTGAGTCTCTCAAAGCGTTGACGGGTATCGCCAATAAAGCTGTTTTCAAACTCTGAAGCTCTTCAATTGGATCATCAATACCAGAGAGTCCTGCCAACAAACTCTCAATAGATGACGCCATGACTGaacttctcctccttctttttcGCTTACGTTTTATGGCGGGTGGCAACCAGCGTGTtaggtgcattaccgccaccttcTGCTCCGGAGTGTGGATCACTAAATTCTATTGTATAATCCAGTCCGTctaataaatatattataaGCTGTTTTTCCTGGGTGCATCCTCTGAGTGACAGTGTTCACATAAACCGGTTGagtgttttcctgttttgctGAGTGTGCTGTTTACATTGGAATGGCCTAATTTAATCCTGTTGCAAATTATCTCCTCCCTCCTTGTCTTTCTTATACTCCTGACTGTTGACTTTACATTACTGATGAAACTATATAAAAATCTCCCCCTTGTTTCATTGTTCCACCTCCCCTGACATTCTTCCATTGACTTATTCCAGATTATCGCCTTGATCTCTGATTTACCTAATGAAATGTGTATATTTATGGTGTCTTTTTGTAGCACTTGTTTTAGCCAGTTTATCCACCTCCTCATTACCCTTTAAACCTGCATGTGCCGGAACCCACATAAATTCAATTTGTATACTTtgtccgtcgtggtgaagagggagctgagttgGAAGGCGATGCTTTCTATTTACTGGTCCAtgtacgtcccaaccctcacctatggtttGCTGCTCTGGATCTTTGTGGGGTGTTGCCCTGGTGCCCCTTGAGACCACCACAGTAGTTGGTCATTAACTGTTTTCTCCTGATGTCCAGTGGCAAATCTTTCCCTAGAACTTGCAGGGCTGGGATGGGGGTTGTTCTTACTGCTCCACAACACTGCCTCAGAGCTTGAGCCTGAATTTTATTCAGCTGAAGCCGCCAtggctgttcttcttcttctacttgtAGGTTTTATGGTGGGTGGCAATCAGCGTTAAGGTGCATTACCGCCAAGTACTATGTTGGAGTGTggaccaaacaaaaaaaaaacaactaaattcTCTTTATTAGTCCAGTTTCTTTCAGATAGTAAAACAGTTTACCTACATCAATGTCAAATACATGTTTTAAACAGAATTTTTCCACTCCTACCTTCCTGATTTCcctctttcatttttcacattccattttcattccagGCCTCCAGAAATGTTACAGCATCCTGCATTAATTCAGAAAGGCCACacttctgcttgttacatgcttCTGCATCACTCTGaagcattttgttgtttgtatgttgccatttttttccagcagaaaaACTTTACACTTTCTGCAGTGAGTTATGAACCTTTTGCAAGCTCACTGAATGAGAAGTCATATTACTGTCCAATTGGTTTTGCCTATGAGAAATGAAAACAAGCTTTGAGAATTGCTTCATAATTTGTCTTATGTTGCACTAAAGGGCTACACAACTTTAACCCAAACTTGAGCTTGCAATTGAACCTTAACATAACTGTACAATTCATTTAATTCAAACAATAAACTGTCCCCAGCTGGGAAAGTTTACAGTATGTTTGATGTAGCCTTTGCAGCATGTGACACTAGAGGGGCATTTTCACATTCATTTGCTAAAAAGGGAAAAGTTTTCTCACCTTAAATCAGAgtaaaacacatgcacatacagacTTTAAACATATCTGGAGGGGATCCTCACTGTCCTTGTGGTATGATCAAACAGCTTCTTCTCTGTATCATTAATGTTGTATGCATGGTGCAGGATACACTCCTCTTGATTAGGCATGTGACTTGGGGTTGGGGTGCAGGGTTACATGCTGCTAGAGTTTCATGAAAGTGGAAACCCTGTCTGTCAGCAACTATTGTTGTTGAGGTGACTGCAGCGGGAGGTCCTCTGGGCAGCtaatacacacagagaaacaacaaGGCTGTTAACACAGGTGTCATGCAGGTACAGT
The Epinephelus moara isolate mb unplaced genomic scaffold, YSFRI_EMoa_1.0 scaffold606, whole genome shotgun sequence DNA segment above includes these coding regions:
- the psmd5 gene encoding 26S proteasome non-ATPase regulatory subunit 5 → MASSIESLLAGLSGIDDPIEELQSLKTALLAIPVNALRDSVSGQRFNVIFTLLNSNDREQVELCVDILEHILMALSPVSLAQNYRVELQGGLTHPNEAVKILALTQIGRMVEHPDATTEILNNHDILEAVIRCIGEEKLAVAKQAIQSLSKLSHSKPGLDKLFHTDLLTVMKDVMAKSDTIRYRIYELVVEISSVSPISLGYCANSSLISQLLGELTGDDILIRATAIEMVTTLAHSQHGRQYLAQQGIMDKISNMIRGAETDPLSSLYIPGLVKFFGNLAIMDSPQQVCETYPIFQNKVFEMALDPDPAMIGVALDTLGLVGSTVEGKQVFQKTGEKFKAVLTRMSQLASSGATELRVRSLDAISQLLTLQSEQQTEDLLALTESWFHLLSKQPMDMISNISTQPFPELHCGALRIFSAIASQPWGQKLMINTPSFMEFILDRSTGQTKEAKDAKFELVGTLVCSSTAAEILGSQHYIRLKTYLREGPYYVSAVSIVSTEGAE